From the Candidatus Paceibacterota bacterium genome, the window ATATGCAAGGTAAGGCTGGAGATGATTGTTATATAGATTTACCGATCGGTTCAGTGATTGTAAATCTGCAGACTGGACGTACAATTGAGCTATTCAATGAAGGGGAAGAACAGAAGATTCTACACGGTGGTCGTGGCGGTCTTGGTAATGAGTACTTCAAGGCTTCTACAAATATTAGACCTGAGCAATCAACTGACGGTGTCTATGGTGAAGAGGCTGACTTTACGGTTGAATTGAACCTCATCGCTGACGCGGGGCTTATTGGTCTTCCTAATGCAGGTAAATCTAGTCTGCTGAACGCACTCACGGAGGCACGCGCGAAGGTTGGTAGTTATCAATTTACAACTCTGGATCCTAACCTAGGAGCTTTACCAGGAGGTTATATTCTCGCTGATTTGCCAGGACTTATAGAAGGTGCGGCTGAAGGTAAAGGTCTCGGTCATAAGTTCTTGAAGCATGTAAAGAGAACAAAAATGTTGCTCCATCTTGTTTCTTTGGAGAATGAAAATGTTATAGAAGTTTATCAAGGTATTAGAAAAGAATTGGAGAGATTTGGTGAGGGTTTGGATCAAAAAGAAGAAATAATAATTCTTACGAAGACGGATCTTGTAGGTCCAGAAAAGATAGAAGAAGCGAGAAAGAGTCTTTCCGGAGGTGTAACCTCCGGAAATAAGACGCCGACTATTCTCACTGTTAGTATTTTAGATGATGGATCTATTAAAGATTTGTCGGATAAATTGACTAAGAAGTTGGCGGAGTAGGGAAGTTTCTTCCGGAGGTGTAACCTCCGGAAAACAGTATTGGTGTTTGTTTACGAATCTCACCTAAATAATCTTTGAAGCTAGAGTACTCATAATTTTTAGAATAGGCCATTGCTTCCATGGCATGTTCCTTCTGAGCTTCTTTTGACATTTCTGGTTCCTTGATCCCGTAAGGATTTAGATGGACATAATTGATTAGCTTATCAAGATAATCTTTTTCGTACACACCTTTTTCTTTGAACGATCCTTGCCAGATAGTTCCAGAATGATCGTATTTTTTGTTGTAATAACCAGAATAGCCAGTGCAGAATTTATGCATGAATTTAGTAATGTTTTCTGGAGGTGAAGCCTCCGGAAGTTTTAAGACGATATGGAAATGATTAGGCATTAAACAATAAGCGACAATATCAACAAGCGTACCTTTACGTTCAATTGAAAATATATCTTTTTCTCCGAAACCTTTGAGTTCAAAAGATTCGGTATTATTAGCTATATAGAGTAGTTTCAACATACGCCAATAGTCGCTGGCGTCATTAAAAATGACTGCTTTATGAGCTCCTCGGTTGTAGATATGATAGTAAATTTCTTTCATATTTTTCCGGAGGTGTAACCTCCGAAATTGTATATTATCAGGACGAGTTAAAATCCTGATAAAGAAAGGTTAAAGAAATGATAAAAAAGTTATGAAGAAACAATGAAGATTTCCTCCGGAGGTGTAACCTCCGGAGTCAGCCGAGATTTCGGAAAAACAGAGACATGTCTCTCGAAAGGGTAGGGAATTAAAACACCGCTAGTTGGCGGTGTTTATTATAGTTTATTAATGTTTAAATATTTTATATGGCTCTAATTCGTTCCGGATGTCAGACATCAGAAAAGTGTTAACCAATCTTTTCTATGAGTAACTTCTTCAGTATTTCAGGGTTGGCTGAACCTTTTGTGGCTTTCATCGCTTGACCTATGAGGAATTGGAGTGAAGCAGTTTTACCGTTTTTGTATTCAGCTATTACAGAAGGGTTGGTAGAGATGATGTTTGCGATGACTGGATCAAGTGCACCAAGATCACTCTTTTGGATAAGGTTATTTTTTTCAGCGAATGCACGCAATTGACCAGCTTCAACATGAGTCGATTTGCTATCAGTTCCACCTACGAGTAATATCAAAAGATCTTTTGCTCCACGTGAAGAAAGGTCACCACTTACGATGAGTTCAATGAGTTCAGCGAAGGTGTCTGATCCGATTGGTCCGAGAATGCCCGAAGATTTTGCATCAGATCCGATTGAACCTTTTTTATCTGCTGAATTATTTTTTTCGGTGTTTGTATTTGAACTGACATTTTCTGTTGAATCGGTCGTGCCAGTTGAATCATTTGTACCAGAGACTTTTTTGAGTAGTCCCAAGTAATCAGTGAGGAGATAGTTGACAGCAAGTTTGATCTTCTTTGCATCACCTTTGAATGTGGAAATGACTGATTCAAAATATTTTGCAACTTCTGGTTGTTCTATGAATACCGCAACTTCTTTGTCAGTCATGCCAAAAGAATTTTTGAAGCGATCTCGTTTTGTCCATGGCAACTCTGGCAAATCTTTTTCTATAACATTTTTAGAAAATTCCGGCATCTCAGAAATTTTCAACTTTGGAATATCTGGTTCAGGGAAGTAGCGATAGTCATGAGAACTTTCTTTTTTTCGTTGAGAATAAGTTTCTCCGGCGGAGTCATCCCAACCTCGAGTCTCTTGCACGACAACTTCACCAGCTTCAAGGAGAGAAGTCTGACGTAGAAGTTCACACTCAATAGCTTTTTCTACAGAAC encodes:
- a CDS encoding transposase, whose product is MKEIYYHIYNRGAHKAVIFNDASDYWRMLKLLYIANNTESFELKGFGEKDIFSIERKGTLVDIVAYCLMPNHFHIVLKLPEASPPENITKFMHKFCTGYSGYYNKKYDHSGTIWQGSFKEKGVYEKDYLDKLINYVHLNPYGIKEPEMSKEAQKEHAMEAMAYSKNYEYSSFKDYLGEIRKQTPILFSGGYTSGRNFPTPPTS
- the obgE gene encoding GTPase ObgE, with translation MALIDEIQFHAKAGNGGNGVVRWRHEKNKEFAGAGGGNGGPGGDVYVRTVRDINILARHKTTKLFQARNGDDGQNFNMQGKAGDDCYIDLPIGSVIVNLQTGRTIELFNEGEEQKILHGGRGGLGNEYFKASTNIRPEQSTDGVYGEEADFTVELNLIADAGLIGLPNAGKSSLLNALTEARAKVGSYQFTTLDPNLGALPGGYILADLPGLIEGAAEGKGLGHKFLKHVKRTKMLLHLVSLENENVIEVYQGIRKELERFGEGLDQKEEIIILTKTDLVGPEKIEEARKSLSGGVTSGNKTPTILTVSILDDGSIKDLSDKLTKKLAE
- the gatB gene encoding Asp-tRNA(Asn)/Glu-tRNA(Gln) amidotransferase subunit GatB, with product MENNKYIPTIGLEIHAELRTNSKMFCSCRNNPDEEKPNQNVCPICLAHPGTLPVLNKEAIKHVIRVGTAIGGTIADFTEWDRKNYFYPDIPKGYQISQYKYPLVSGGNLAGIELERIHLEEDTAQSTHDSHEKSLVNFNRSGVPLMELVTKPVIHDAVTAVRFAKELQLLLRYLGAGEANMEKGEMRVEANISIASPADTTKGKFGTKTEVKNLNSFRSVEKAIECELLRQTSLLEAGEVVVQETRGWDDSAGETYSQRKKESSHDYRYFPEPDIPKLKISEMPEFSKNVIEKDLPELPWTKRDRFKNSFGMTDKEVAVFIEQPEVAKYFESVISTFKGDAKKIKLAVNYLLTDYLGLLKKVSGTNDSTGTTDSTENVSSNTNTEKNNSADKKGSIGSDAKSSGILGPIGSDTFAELIELIVSGDLSSRGAKDLLILLVGGTDSKSTHVEAGQLRAFAEKNNLIQKSDLGALDPVIANIISTNPSVIAEYKNGKTASLQFLIGQAMKATKGSANPEILKKLLIEKIG